A stretch of the Vagococcus xieshaowenii genome encodes the following:
- a CDS encoding mannose/fructose/sorbose PTS transporter subunit IIB, protein MVGIILASHGEFAQGILQSGSMIFGEQQNVAAVTLMPSEGPDDVRAKMEEAIASFDDSESILFLVDLWGGTPFNQANHLLAGKEDKWAIVSGLNLPMVIEAYASRFSMESAHEIATQIVGVAKDGVKAKPEELEPVSETATAVEAAPQGAIPEGTVLGNGEIDYVLARIDSRLLHGQVATAWTKATGPNRIIVVSDSVSKDDLRKKLIEQAAPPGVKANVIPINKMIEVAKDPRFGATKALLLFENPEDVLKAVEGGVDIKEVNVGSMAHSVGKVVVNKVLSMNNEDVESFEKLAAKGVKFDVRKVPNDSRASMDDLIKKAKNELANA, encoded by the coding sequence ATGGTAGGAATTATTTTGGCAAGTCATGGTGAATTTGCACAAGGTATTTTACAATCAGGTTCAATGATTTTTGGTGAACAACAAAACGTTGCAGCTGTGACGTTAATGCCAAGTGAAGGTCCTGATGACGTTAGAGCTAAAATGGAAGAAGCGATTGCATCTTTTGATGATAGCGAGAGCATTCTATTTTTAGTTGACTTATGGGGAGGCACTCCATTTAACCAAGCAAACCATTTATTAGCTGGTAAAGAGGATAAATGGGCAATCGTTAGTGGGTTAAACTTACCAATGGTGATTGAAGCTTATGCATCACGTTTCTCAATGGAATCAGCTCACGAAATCGCAACACAAATTGTTGGCGTTGCTAAAGATGGTGTGAAAGCTAAACCTGAAGAATTAGAACCAGTATCTGAAACTGCAACAGCTGTAGAAGCTGCTCCTCAAGGGGCTATTCCAGAAGGAACAGTTTTAGGAAATGGTGAAATTGATTACGTATTAGCACGTATCGATTCTCGTTTATTACATGGACAAGTTGCAACGGCATGGACAAAAGCAACTGGCCCAAATCGTATTATCGTTGTTTCAGATTCAGTATCTAAAGACGATTTACGTAAAAAATTAATTGAACAAGCAGCACCTCCAGGTGTAAAAGCAAACGTTATTCCAATCAATAAAATGATTGAAGTTGCTAAAGATCCTCGTTTTGGTGCTACAAAAGCATTACTATTATTCGAAAACCCTGAAGACGTATTAAAAGCAGTTGAAGGCGGCGTAGACATTAAAGAAGTTAACGTTGGTTCAATGGCTCATTCAGTTGGTAAAGTAGTAGTAAACAAAGTATTATCTATGAACAACGAAGACGTTGAATCATTTGAAAAATTAGCGGCTAAAGGCGTTAAATTTGATGTACGTAAAGTACCAAATGACTCACGTGCAAGCATGGATGATTTAATTAAAAAAGCTAAAAATGAATTAGCAAACGCATAA
- a CDS encoding sigma-54-dependent transcriptional regulator, with translation MKRSDKIYKYVLEKTSHFTRQDLEENRGITASDVEQALNIQRANASRDLNQLVREGLVIKGRGRPVCYIANLTTDLAELSSSNELEEVSKINKKLDVFDTLIGGNQSLKLPIEQAKAAILYPPNGLNCLITGATGSGKSFFAKAMFEYAKENQVIDDEKKLVVFNCADYAHNSELLMSHLFGYVEGAFTGANKNKDGLIQEANESMLFLDEIHRLPPEGQEMIFYFMDHGLYNRLGETLKNQKANVRIICATTEDPSSALLNTFVRRIPINIKLPSFEERTPREKVDLAVQMFGIEAQRIGKNISLTSDVMKSLIGSVTFGNVGQLKSNVQLICARSFLNNVENNELSIDLEQLPLEVKRGLSEIANNRQLSAELTQLLSANMIISPNSEVINSPLVDTYDLPYDLYEVIGEKTKMLQGVGVSHEKIKETIMSEINMHLSSFYQNHGLIPESSDHLVELVDPELVELTKEIHQIASTELEYPFQINFIYALSLHISAYLRRASEGQEGETLESNDGIRELVTKHPKEYQVALTIRELIANKYQMTLPSDEIDYLTLLIVSLKENYHGGKIGIIVAAHGDSTASSMVQVAKQLFGNHNIAAVDMPLDMAPKKAYQKIIEVASTIQYSSGLILLVDMGSLLTFGEELSEELNVQVKTLDMVTTSLVLETARKTDLLDTDLESLYQALLRFNGYGQKPAEQRVNNIQRTSDKLGPTSKAIIAICASGKGAAERMKALILENLEDVETQNLSVIPISVLNMKERIKEIQKEYQLLAITGIVDPKINVPFYSLDALLTGKAIHSIRELLVNDTLTNENQPLTKEQTQQLCLDYLSDYYTFINPHKVLPIFWDFTEKVCEKILRQPVTEYLSFINVISHLAGTLERGIRNEFLSVDDTLLSEAKETKLFQIIEFEVKEIEQTFNVVISEEEVFYIFENIKNTLSIELETL, from the coding sequence ATGAAGAGATCAGATAAAATATATAAGTATGTTCTTGAAAAGACCTCCCATTTTACGCGTCAAGATTTGGAAGAGAATCGTGGAATAACAGCATCTGATGTTGAACAGGCATTAAATATTCAACGTGCTAATGCGAGTAGAGATTTAAATCAGTTGGTGAGGGAGGGATTGGTAATAAAAGGTAGAGGCCGTCCGGTATGCTATATTGCTAATTTAACGACTGATTTAGCGGAACTATCTTCATCTAATGAATTGGAAGAGGTTTCAAAAATAAATAAGAAATTAGATGTATTTGATACGTTAATTGGTGGTAATCAAAGTTTAAAGTTACCTATTGAACAAGCAAAGGCAGCTATTTTATATCCACCAAATGGTTTGAATTGTCTAATCACTGGAGCAACTGGGTCGGGTAAATCATTTTTTGCTAAAGCTATGTTTGAATATGCAAAAGAAAATCAAGTGATTGATGATGAAAAAAAATTAGTCGTCTTTAATTGTGCAGATTATGCCCATAATTCAGAGTTATTGATGAGTCATTTGTTTGGGTATGTTGAAGGAGCGTTTACTGGAGCTAATAAGAATAAAGATGGTTTAATTCAAGAGGCTAATGAAAGTATGCTCTTCTTAGATGAAATTCATCGATTGCCACCAGAAGGTCAAGAAATGATTTTTTATTTCATGGATCATGGCTTATATAATCGCTTAGGTGAGACATTAAAAAATCAAAAGGCAAATGTCCGTATTATTTGTGCAACAACGGAGGATCCGTCATCTGCTTTATTAAATACATTTGTCCGTAGAATTCCAATTAATATTAAACTACCGAGTTTTGAAGAACGTACACCACGTGAAAAAGTTGATTTAGCGGTGCAAATGTTTGGAATAGAAGCACAGCGTATTGGTAAAAATATTTCTTTAACATCGGATGTGATGAAATCATTGATTGGGAGTGTGACATTTGGTAATGTGGGACAATTAAAATCTAATGTCCAATTAATTTGTGCACGATCATTCCTTAATAATGTTGAAAATAATGAATTATCGATTGATTTAGAACAGTTGCCTTTAGAAGTAAAAAGAGGCTTATCAGAAATTGCCAATAATCGTCAATTATCAGCTGAGTTAACACAATTACTATCTGCTAATATGATTATTTCTCCTAATAGCGAAGTGATTAATAGTCCGTTGGTAGATACCTATGATCTTCCTTACGATTTGTATGAAGTAATTGGTGAGAAAACTAAAATGCTTCAAGGTGTAGGGGTTTCTCATGAGAAAATTAAAGAAACGATTATGTCAGAAATTAATATGCATTTATCTTCTTTTTATCAAAATCATGGGTTGATACCTGAATCGAGTGACCATTTAGTTGAACTAGTCGATCCAGAATTGGTCGAGTTAACTAAGGAAATTCATCAGATTGCTTCTACCGAGTTAGAATATCCTTTTCAAATTAATTTTATCTACGCGTTAAGTTTGCATATTAGTGCTTACTTAAGAAGAGCAAGTGAAGGACAAGAAGGCGAAACGCTAGAAAGTAATGATGGCATTCGTGAGTTAGTGACTAAACATCCAAAAGAATACCAAGTTGCGCTAACTATTAGAGAGCTAATAGCTAACAAGTACCAGATGACCTTACCTTCAGATGAAATTGATTACTTGACGCTATTGATTGTCTCCTTAAAAGAAAATTATCATGGCGGTAAAATTGGTATTATTGTGGCAGCGCACGGGGATTCAACGGCTTCTAGTATGGTACAAGTAGCCAAACAATTATTTGGAAACCATAATATTGCTGCAGTCGATATGCCACTAGATATGGCGCCTAAAAAAGCCTATCAAAAAATTATCGAGGTTGCTTCAACAATTCAATATAGTAGTGGCTTAATTTTGTTAGTAGATATGGGGTCATTATTAACATTTGGAGAAGAACTTTCTGAAGAGTTAAATGTCCAAGTTAAAACCCTTGATATGGTGACCACATCACTAGTATTAGAGACTGCTAGAAAAACTGATTTATTAGATACTGATTTAGAATCATTGTATCAAGCCTTGTTACGTTTTAATGGATATGGTCAAAAACCAGCAGAACAACGTGTAAATAATATTCAAAGAACTTCGGATAAGTTAGGGCCAACATCAAAGGCCATAATAGCGATATGTGCCTCAGGAAAAGGTGCAGCCGAGCGAATGAAAGCTTTAATTTTGGAAAATCTTGAAGATGTTGAGACGCAAAATTTATCAGTTATTCCTATTTCTGTGTTAAACATGAAAGAACGAATTAAAGAAATACAAAAAGAATACCAATTATTGGCGATTACAGGAATTGTTGATCCTAAAATAAACGTTCCATTTTATTCACTGGATGCTTTACTAACAGGAAAAGCAATTCATTCCATTCGTGAATTGCTTGTAAATGACACACTAACGAATGAAAATCAGCCATTAACCAAAGAACAAACCCAACAACTGTGTTTGGATTATTTATCTGACTATTATACGTTTATTAATCCTCATAAAGTGTTGCCTATTTTTTGGGACTTTACAGAAAAAGTATGCGAAAAAATCCTTAGACAACCTGTAACTGAGTATTTATCGTTTATCAATGTGATTTCTCATTTAGCTGGAACTTTAGAAAGAGGCATAAGAAATGAGTTCCTTAGTGTTGATGACACACTATTAAGCGAAGCGAAAGAAACAAAATTATTTCAAATCATAGAATTTGAAGTGAAAGAAATCGAACAGACCTTTAATGTAGTAATTAGTGAAGAAGAAGTGTTTTATATATTTGAAAACATTAAAAACACACTAAGTATTGAGCTTGAAACACTTTAA
- a CDS encoding PTS sugar transporter subunit IIB, which yields MDIQFVRIDDRLIHGQVATVWVKKFNIERILVVAEEVTKNPVRKVMLEQAAPPGVYVNVITPAKLIDIYFDPLFFSSKVMLLFTNPQEVVCAVKKGVVFPSVNIGGMSFSQGKKMLTNAVAVNEEDIRSFEYLTTKGIELEVRKVFSDSKLQLMDLISKKKLF from the coding sequence ATGGATATTCAATTTGTAAGAATCGATGATCGATTGATTCATGGTCAAGTAGCGACGGTTTGGGTGAAAAAATTTAATATTGAACGCATTTTAGTTGTGGCTGAAGAAGTGACCAAAAATCCTGTTAGAAAAGTGATGCTTGAACAAGCAGCACCTCCAGGGGTTTATGTGAACGTTATTACGCCTGCTAAATTGATAGATATTTATTTTGATCCGTTGTTTTTTTCTTCTAAAGTCATGTTACTCTTTACCAATCCACAAGAAGTTGTGTGCGCAGTAAAGAAAGGCGTGGTGTTTCCATCTGTTAATATAGGTGGGATGAGTTTTTCTCAAGGGAAAAAAATGTTAACCAATGCGGTTGCTGTTAATGAAGAAGATATTCGTTCCTTTGAATATCTTACGACCAAAGGAATTGAACTTGAAGTTCGTAAAGTTTTTTCTGATTCTAAGTTACAATTAATGGATTTAATTAGTAAAAAGAAATTATTTTAA
- a CDS encoding Cof-type HAD-IIB family hydrolase — translation MIKLIAIDLDGTLLNSEKQVSEENKQAITAAKAKGVKVMLCTGRPLKSVLPLLEELGLMDEGDYSITLNGGLIQSNHDGEVLSETLLNGTHVKDIYQLSQSLDLTLDVVSRGTVYRATPVSNNHPSIYHQVNKVLAFKEKRIEEFSESDKVNKMVCTDVNPEYLTQQMKTIPSEYFERYNIVRSGANLFEFVDKTVSKAAGMAQLGDILNISPSEMMALGDEENDFSMIDYAGIGVAMGNATDQIKQIAQFETKTNDEHGVAYAINKFVLEA, via the coding sequence GTGATTAAATTAATTGCAATTGATTTAGATGGCACATTATTAAATTCAGAAAAACAGGTTAGTGAAGAAAACAAACAAGCAATTACAGCGGCAAAAGCAAAAGGTGTAAAAGTAATGTTGTGTACAGGTCGACCATTAAAATCGGTCTTACCTTTATTAGAAGAACTTGGTTTAATGGATGAAGGAGATTATTCCATTACATTAAATGGTGGCTTGATTCAAAGCAATCATGACGGTGAAGTTTTATCAGAAACATTATTAAACGGTACGCATGTGAAAGATATTTATCAATTATCTCAATCACTAGATTTAACGCTAGATGTTGTGTCAAGAGGTACGGTATATCGTGCAACACCTGTATCAAATAATCATCCATCTATCTATCATCAAGTTAATAAAGTCTTAGCTTTTAAAGAAAAAAGAATTGAAGAATTTTCAGAATCTGATAAAGTTAATAAAATGGTTTGTACTGACGTGAACCCTGAATATTTAACACAACAAATGAAAACTATTCCTTCAGAGTACTTTGAACGCTACAACATCGTACGTTCAGGTGCAAATTTATTTGAATTCGTTGACAAAACTGTTTCTAAAGCTGCTGGCATGGCTCAATTAGGAGATATATTGAATATTTCTCCATCAGAGATGATGGCTTTAGGTGATGAAGAAAATGATTTTTCAATGATTGACTACGCAGGAATAGGTGTTGCCATGGGGAACGCTACGGATCAAATTAAACAAATTGCCCAATTTGAAACAAAAACAAATGACGAACACGGAGTGGCATACGCTATTAACAAATTTGTTTTAGAGGCATAA
- the rnc gene encoding ribonuclease III, with product MNEKLISTLREKYHITFTESMLLEQAFTHSSYVNEHRNLKQSDYERLEFLGDATLELLISEFLFNWYPDFPEGKLTKIRATIVREESLAKFAQECGFDQYIRLGKGEENSNGRQRPALLCDLFEAFLGALLLDQGLEAVKNFLAIVVFPKIEAGVFLHEMDHKTNLQEILQKNGDVLISYELVKEEGPAHEREFYVAVKLNDEVIGQGKGKSKKSAEQEAAHQAILNLSAQESTQK from the coding sequence ATGAATGAAAAACTAATTAGTACGCTAAGAGAGAAGTATCACATTACTTTTACGGAGAGTATGTTATTAGAACAAGCATTTACTCATTCATCTTATGTAAATGAGCATCGCAATTTGAAACAAAGTGATTATGAACGATTAGAGTTTTTAGGAGATGCAACGCTAGAATTATTGATATCTGAATTTTTGTTTAATTGGTATCCGGATTTTCCAGAAGGTAAATTAACAAAGATTCGTGCCACTATTGTTCGTGAAGAAAGTTTAGCTAAATTCGCGCAAGAATGTGGATTTGATCAATACATTCGTCTAGGTAAAGGTGAAGAAAATTCTAACGGGCGTCAACGTCCAGCGTTATTATGTGATCTATTTGAAGCCTTTTTAGGAGCCTTACTATTAGATCAAGGATTAGAAGCTGTTAAAAACTTTTTAGCAATCGTCGTTTTCCCAAAAATCGAAGCGGGTGTTTTTTTACATGAGATGGATCATAAGACCAATTTACAAGAAATATTACAAAAAAACGGTGATGTTTTAATCAGCTATGAATTAGTAAAAGAAGAAGGACCCGCGCATGAGCGCGAATTTTATGTTGCCGTGAAATTAAATGATGAAGTGATTGGCCAAGGAAAAGGGAAATCTAAGAAAAGTGCTGAGCAAGAAGCAGCACATCAAGCCATTCTTAACTTATCCGCACAGGAGTCAACTCAAAAGTAA
- the ftsY gene encoding signal recognition particle-docking protein FtsY — MGIFDKLKNVFKNETPEPVTQTQEKMDKGLEKTRKTFGQMMNELMANFRKVDEDFFEDLEETLITADVGFETAMRITEELRQEVKLKNAKKSEEVQNVIVEKLVSIYEENGLEEHNEINLQSEGLSIILFVGVNGVGKTTSIGKLANQYREEGKKVLLAAADTFRAGAIDQLIVWGDRAQVDVVYGQAGGDPASVVFDAVKRAKEEDADVLLVDTAGRLQNKDHLMKELEKIKRIIQREVPDAPHEVLLVVDATTGQNAMVQAKQFKETTDVTGLVLTKLDGTAKGGMVLAIRNELKLPVKLVGLGEGINDLQPFEPSEFVYGLFKELIVETE, encoded by the coding sequence ATGGGTATTTTCGATAAGTTAAAAAACGTCTTTAAAAATGAAACGCCAGAACCAGTCACACAGACGCAAGAAAAAATGGACAAAGGGTTAGAAAAAACGAGAAAAACCTTTGGCCAAATGATGAATGAATTGATGGCGAATTTCAGAAAAGTTGACGAAGACTTTTTTGAAGACTTAGAAGAAACATTAATTACAGCAGATGTTGGTTTTGAAACAGCAATGCGTATCACAGAAGAATTAAGACAAGAAGTTAAATTAAAAAATGCAAAGAAATCTGAAGAAGTTCAAAATGTCATCGTTGAAAAACTGGTGAGTATTTATGAAGAAAACGGCTTAGAGGAGCATAACGAGATTAATTTGCAATCAGAAGGCTTGAGCATTATTTTATTTGTTGGGGTTAATGGCGTTGGTAAAACAACCTCAATTGGTAAATTAGCCAATCAATACCGTGAAGAAGGCAAGAAAGTGTTGTTAGCTGCAGCAGATACTTTCCGTGCAGGAGCAATTGATCAATTAATTGTTTGGGGAGATCGTGCTCAAGTCGATGTTGTATATGGACAAGCAGGAGGAGATCCTGCATCTGTTGTGTTTGATGCTGTAAAGCGCGCTAAAGAAGAAGACGCAGATGTGTTATTAGTAGATACTGCTGGACGTTTACAGAATAAAGATCACTTAATGAAAGAATTAGAAAAAATCAAACGTATTATTCAACGAGAAGTTCCAGATGCGCCTCATGAGGTTCTTTTAGTGGTAGATGCAACAACTGGACAAAATGCGATGGTACAAGCAAAACAATTTAAAGAAACCACAGACGTTACGGGCTTAGTTTTAACAAAACTGGACGGAACAGCAAAAGGTGGAATGGTATTAGCTATTCGAAATGAATTGAAATTACCAGTTAAATTAGTTGGTCTAGGTGAAGGTATCAATGATTTACAGCCGTTTGAACCCTCGGAGTTTGTATATGGCTTATTTAAAGAGTTAATAGTAGAAACAGAATAA
- the smc gene encoding chromosome segregation protein SMC gives MFLKRIEISGFKSFAERTTIEFNQGLTAVVGPNGSGKSNITDAIRWVLGEQSAKNLRGGKMPDVIFSGTSKRKALNMAEVTLVLDNEHHELPIDFSEVSVTRRLNRSGDSDFFINKQSCRLKDITELFTDSGLGKESFSIISQGKVEAIFNSKPEDRRGVFEEAAGVLKYKQRKTQAENKLFETEDNLNRVQDIIYELESQIEPLFRQSQTAQTYQVLKERLTQMDVAITVQDIETYKLQWEQAKLEMANIDQSVKQLSEQKTEHEAAVQGLRQERENYTFLLDQTQQKLVEVTEQFEKTEGQKNLIFERSQNTEKLATDYQMNIEGLKERERLLLKEIEKISHNIEESIKAKQLQNQKVTETKGLLERFSQTSEEQVEDIRNEYVEVMQEQVNVKNDLKHLERQYELESSRHQNVLGRRERMLSNEQQLAERKEAQNNLLVKHQAMLKELLEEYALVERKYQFSQEQLQTQQVSLQNGKSLLQQAISRQSTLKDLQENYSGFYQGVRAILKQKKQLPGIVGAVAELVKVPTELVTAIDTVLGGNAQSVIVEDEKAGRQAINYLKQRRLGRATFLPITTIKPRTINAMQYDRIVSQPGFVGIASQLVKCDDKIRQVVENLLGTTLIAESLESANNLAKALNYQYRVVSLEGDLMNPGGSMTGGAVQSGKKGSLLAVSGELETLTTQIADMENMLTKHQHRVERLLEETAELKELLAVKRQDGEEARFKEQSLANEVLMVEKEWENLQREKEGFEFETKDVTLFFEEYEDSKANLTKELEHLTAKMTELDTLLKSVTSEATSIEAKRNEYQVLYHEQMSELAILKQKVAHQEETMLERQQSLGDLRRELRGIEERLALLVNREQLDKLDPKQLEQQMLQLANEKETIQAEMSRLKVNRDETQQQLNEEEQAAVQVNESLRQLYETKSEVEVTVSMSGSYLDRSLKYLQEDYQMTYEWAKEHYLFEEEMTQEAREEVKALKLEIEALGPINMEAIMQYEQVKERFDFLTVQRDDLLTAKDSLFQTMNEMDETVKVRFEEIFIGIQAKFRETFPKMFGGGHADLVLTDPDNLLTTGIDIVAQPPGKKLQNLSLLSGGERALTAIALLFSIIQVRPVPFCVLDEVEAALDEANVTRFGQYLSLFEKDTQFIVITHRKGTMESADVLYGVTMQESGVSSIVSVKLEELSNDTALEA, from the coding sequence GTGTTTTTAAAGAGAATAGAAATTTCAGGATTCAAGTCGTTTGCAGAACGAACGACGATTGAATTTAACCAAGGGCTAACCGCAGTTGTTGGGCCAAACGGAAGTGGAAAAAGTAATATTACAGATGCGATTCGCTGGGTATTAGGGGAACAATCCGCTAAAAATCTACGTGGAGGAAAAATGCCTGATGTTATTTTTTCAGGTACCTCCAAAAGAAAAGCCTTAAATATGGCAGAAGTGACACTAGTACTAGATAATGAGCATCATGAATTACCAATTGATTTTAGTGAAGTTAGTGTTACACGACGTTTGAATCGAAGTGGAGATAGCGATTTTTTTATTAACAAACAAAGCTGTCGTTTGAAAGATATTACAGAGTTGTTCACGGATTCTGGTCTGGGGAAAGAATCTTTTTCAATTATCTCACAGGGGAAAGTTGAAGCGATTTTTAATAGTAAACCAGAAGATCGTCGTGGAGTATTTGAAGAAGCAGCCGGTGTATTGAAGTATAAGCAAAGAAAAACACAAGCTGAAAACAAATTATTTGAAACAGAAGATAATCTAAATCGTGTACAAGATATTATTTATGAATTAGAAAGTCAGATCGAACCGCTATTCCGTCAAAGTCAGACAGCTCAAACGTATCAAGTGTTGAAAGAACGTTTGACACAAATGGATGTGGCGATAACGGTTCAAGATATTGAGACCTATAAATTGCAATGGGAACAAGCTAAGCTTGAGATGGCAAATATTGACCAATCAGTTAAGCAATTATCTGAACAAAAAACAGAACACGAAGCAGCCGTACAAGGTTTGCGACAAGAACGTGAAAATTACACCTTTTTGTTAGATCAGACCCAACAAAAATTAGTGGAAGTGACGGAACAGTTTGAAAAAACAGAAGGTCAGAAAAACTTGATTTTTGAGCGCTCGCAAAATACAGAAAAATTAGCGACTGATTATCAAATGAATATCGAAGGACTAAAAGAACGTGAGAGGCTATTGTTAAAAGAAATCGAAAAAATCTCACATAACATTGAAGAAAGTATCAAAGCTAAACAATTACAAAATCAAAAAGTGACCGAAACAAAGGGGTTATTAGAACGGTTTAGCCAAACAAGTGAAGAACAAGTAGAAGATATTCGTAATGAATATGTTGAAGTGATGCAAGAACAAGTAAACGTAAAAAATGATTTGAAACATTTGGAGCGTCAGTATGAATTAGAATCTTCTCGCCATCAAAATGTTTTAGGACGTCGTGAACGTATGTTGTCTAATGAACAACAACTTGCCGAACGTAAAGAAGCACAAAATAACCTGTTGGTGAAACATCAAGCAATGCTAAAAGAATTACTTGAAGAATACGCTTTGGTTGAACGTAAGTATCAATTTTCTCAAGAGCAGTTACAGACCCAACAAGTTAGTTTGCAAAACGGTAAAAGTTTATTGCAACAAGCTATTTCTCGTCAATCTACCTTGAAAGATTTACAAGAGAATTATTCCGGATTTTATCAAGGGGTTCGAGCAATATTAAAACAAAAGAAACAGCTACCAGGTATTGTAGGAGCGGTTGCAGAATTAGTGAAAGTTCCAACAGAACTAGTAACAGCAATAGATACAGTTTTAGGTGGGAACGCCCAAAGTGTCATTGTGGAGGATGAAAAAGCAGGTCGTCAAGCGATTAATTATCTGAAACAAAGGCGTTTAGGTCGTGCGACATTCTTGCCGATAACTACGATTAAACCTCGTACGATTAATGCAATGCAATATGATCGAATTGTCTCACAGCCAGGTTTTGTAGGGATTGCTAGTCAATTAGTAAAATGCGATGATAAAATTCGACAAGTAGTCGAGAACTTATTGGGGACTACATTAATTGCAGAAAGTTTAGAAAGTGCTAATAACTTAGCTAAAGCATTAAACTATCAATACCGTGTTGTGTCACTCGAAGGAGATTTGATGAATCCAGGAGGTTCAATGACCGGTGGTGCTGTGCAAAGTGGTAAAAAAGGTAGTTTACTAGCAGTATCTGGCGAGTTGGAAACCTTAACCACCCAGATAGCAGATATGGAAAACATGTTGACTAAACATCAACACCGTGTTGAACGTTTGCTAGAAGAAACCGCAGAATTAAAAGAATTATTAGCAGTAAAACGACAAGATGGTGAAGAAGCACGTTTTAAAGAGCAATCATTAGCCAATGAAGTATTAATGGTGGAAAAAGAATGGGAAAACCTTCAACGTGAAAAAGAAGGATTTGAATTTGAAACCAAAGATGTTACTTTATTTTTTGAAGAATATGAAGATAGCAAAGCGAATCTAACCAAAGAACTTGAACATTTAACAGCTAAAATGACAGAACTTGATACATTACTTAAGTCAGTTACTAGTGAAGCAACGTCAATTGAAGCAAAACGAAATGAATATCAAGTGCTGTACCATGAACAAATGAGTGAATTAGCCATTTTGAAACAAAAAGTAGCTCATCAAGAAGAAACAATGCTTGAACGTCAACAATCATTAGGTGATTTGCGTCGTGAGTTAAGAGGCATAGAAGAACGTTTAGCGCTATTAGTGAATCGTGAACAATTGGATAAACTAGACCCTAAACAATTAGAACAACAAATGCTTCAATTAGCTAACGAAAAAGAGACTATCCAAGCTGAAATGTCGCGCTTGAAAGTAAACCGAGATGAAACACAGCAACAATTAAACGAAGAAGAACAAGCGGCTGTTCAAGTTAATGAATCCTTACGTCAGTTATATGAAACAAAGTCTGAAGTAGAAGTAACTGTTTCGATGAGTGGTAGTTACCTAGATCGTAGTCTGAAATATTTACAAGAAGATTATCAGATGACATATGAATGGGCGAAAGAGCATTATCTATTTGAAGAAGAGATGACTCAAGAAGCTCGCGAAGAAGTTAAAGCTCTAAAACTTGAGATTGAAGCGTTAGGTCCAATTAATATGGAAGCCATCATGCAATATGAGCAAGTAAAAGAACGCTTTGATTTCTTAACTGTTCAACGTGACGATCTATTAACAGCCAAAGATTCCTTGTTCCAAACGATGAATGAAATGGATGAAACGGTAAAAGTTAGATTTGAAGAAATATTTATCGGTATTCAGGCGAAGTTTAGAGAGACGTTTCCTAAAATGTTTGGAGGCGGTCATGCCGACTTGGTCTTGACAGATCCTGATAATTTATTAACAACCGGTATTGATATTGTGGCACAACCTCCAGGCAAAAAACTACAAAATTTAAGTTTGTTATCTGGTGGTGAACGTGCATTAACAGCTATCGCGTTATTATTTTCAATTATTCAAGTAAGACCCGTTCCATTCTGTGTCCTTGATGAAGTAGAAGCAGCACTAGATGAAGCAAATGTTACACGATTTGGTCAGTATCTAAGTTTATTTGAAAAAGACACACAGTTTATTGTAATTACTCATCGAAAAGGTACAATGGAATCAGCGGATGTATTGTATGGCGTGACCATGCAAGAATCAGGGGTTTCAAGTATTGTTTCAGTTAAATTAGAAGAACTAAGTAATGATACGGCCCTAGAAGCTTAA